From the Scylla paramamosain isolate STU-SP2022 chromosome 13, ASM3559412v1, whole genome shotgun sequence genome, the window attctctctctctctctctctctctctctctctctctctctctctctctctctctctctctctctctctctctctctctctctctctctctctctctctctctctctctgtttaaccTACAGCAAGTAGGATTAATACTCTCTGCTGTCATGCCAGTTATACTCTAAGGAGATATTTAATCATTTCCTTTGTAGACCATGCATTGCTGATtgaatattttttctcattataaGTATTGTTACATAGTCATAACTGTTCATTTAGTATTTGAAAGtcataaaatgataataaataagtattaTGAGTTACTTAAAGCTCAAGAAAGGTCAAGTATTATCAAGGATTACATCATACATTTCAAGTTATTTTAAATAATGTTATCTTCTTTATACTGCGGCTCTTTTGTGTCATTTCACACATAATGACAATTTTTGTAATGGAGAAAATTAATGAGACAAAGATCAGTGAAAGGTAGATCTAGATGTATTGTTTTGTTGGTAGGCTTTCACAtgtccattatttcttatttaaatgACATGCATATACCTTAATTCCAATTGTTTTAAATCTCATTATACAACATTATAAAGTGATAATATAGCTCATGAAGAGCTTTCctccttggtctctctctctatctctctcatctctctcttcttctctctctctctctctctctctctctctctctctctctctctctctctctctctctctctctctctctctctctctctctctctctctctctctctctctctctctctctctctcttctcttctcttctcttctcttctcttctcagccCACAGCTCCACAGTACGAGTATGTTCTCCACAGTAGGTTTATGAACCCACAGTGACTCCCCACAGCCCCTCACCAATaagtgtcacacacacacacacacacacacacacacacacacacacacacacacacacacacacacacacacacacacacacacacacacacacacacacacacacacacaccaaaaaaaaaagtgaatgtgtGATccgtgtcttttattttattttattttattttatttatttatttatttattttttattttttcagataAAGGAACAACGATATAGTGAAGCAGTGCAGATTCTGAACCATATCATTGAGTCCTATCCAAGTGTGAGTAAAGTGTTGTATTTTCATACAGTGCAGATTCTGAGCCACATCATTGAGTCCTATCCAGGTGTGAATTAATAAATGACTAAGGATATTGCACTTTCATACATATCACCAAGAATATTTGATTATTTCCCTGTGTGCTTCCAGTACCTCGTAGATATACATTTACTCTTCCATATCCATTAGGAATTTGTATAAATGATGTATATAGAAAACACATTTAATCTGATCATAATattcatgtatgtgtgtattttcatCTGATGGACCACAATTTATGTCTTCAACAAGACAACAGTAAGTTGTAACTGAGAAATGGTTTTGTTCGTAATTGTGACCTGAGTGCATTTGCATGGCTGCACTTGCTCCTTACTGCAGCacaacagcaaacacacacCTGTAAGAGCTGCCTTTCACCACTAAGCTTCTTGACCTGGGTTAACATTTCTAGACAAGATAACAGGTCTCTTCATTCAGAAATTGCTTTCTTATCTGTACATTATACAGAATTCAAAAATTTACAGTGACTGCATATGTTTTCCAAGCATCATTTGATTACACAGTGTTGAGTTTATTGATACATATTGGATGTCACTGCATATCTCATATCTACTGAATTATGCTATATATCAAGATATAGGCTACCTCtaacatgcatttttttatgaTAACTGCTAACACATACAGTAATAAACTTTATATAATGAAGTACTTTTGCCATCATGGCTAAAGCTTGTAAACAAACTTATTCTCACTGATGGGACATTCTTTAAACAAATTATTTGATgaaatttattattttactattacaCATTATTACTTATTCACTAATGTAAAACAATTGAATATTAAGTAATTCATCCTTGTTGATATAtgatgtatttatatatgtacagtACATATATGTGTAGTAAGTATTGGTTTAAATACATTTTGCTAAAATAAGTTATAGTTGTTAGACAATCAGATCTGATCTCTTTCCTGCCTTAAGGCTTGTTTTCACACTTGCAGAGTGAGACATCATGAAATGGGCTCTTGTCTTTTTAAGACACCTTCTCTATTTCTTAAGTAGTTACTCCATTATCTTATAGGTTACTAAAAATATTACTTCTGTGTCACCATAATTGGTAGTCATGCTGACATTCTGGAACAAAATTATCATGAatatctgtttatcttaatttctaaaggtgtttttatgtggaactgtttACTggtatacttaaaaaaaaagttaggtgcAGTTAATACTTACATTTTAAGATATATATTTGAGATGTCACATTCAAGTTATTCCATAGACTGTAAATAATTTGTCTAAACTTTACTTATGTTTACTTATAGATGTTCCtgaaaacactctctctctctctctctctctctctctctctctctctctctctctctctctctctctctctctctctctctctctctctctctctctctctctctctctctctctctctctctctctctctctctctctctctctctctctctctctctctctctctctctctctctctctctctctctctctctctctctctctctctctctctctctctctctctctctctctctctctctctctctctctctctctctctctctctctctctctctctctctctctctctctctctctctctctctctctctctctctctctctctctctctctctctctctctctctctctctctctctctctctctctctctctctctctctctctctctctctctctctctctctctctctctctctctctctctctctctctctctctctctctctctctctctctctctctctctctctctctctctctctctctctctctctctctctctctctctctctctctctctctctctctctctctctctctctctctctctctctctctctctctctctctctctctctctctctctctctctctctctctctctctctctctctctctctctctctctctctctctctctctctctctctctctctctctctctctctctctctctctctctctctctctctctctctctctctctctctctctctctctctctctctctctctctctctctctctctctctctctctctctctctctctctctctctctctctctctctctctctctctctctctctctctctctctctctctctctctctctctctctctgcagcatcaatcttatatgtatgtttttttcatctcattctcTTACATTCTCTTCAGGTAAACAAACCATCTTTTAGGGTGTTGAGTTTGATCTTTATAACTTCACAAATCATCTCTAAACAATTTAatataaaatatttatattGATTGGATGTTTCTTTTATAGATGAATATTGGTCTGCAAAGgttgagaaaagagaaaatttcaAAAGATATATATTACACCCTTTTGCCTGAGcattaacaagaaaataattacatattTCAGTCCCGAGCTGCATTGTCTCTCCTCGCCTACTGTTATTTCTACATGCAAGACTTTGTCAATGCTGCTAACTGCTATGAACACCTCATGCTCCTCTTCCCTGACATTGAGGAGTACCGCATGTACTATGCCCAGTCACTTTATCAGGTAGGATAAACTTATGCAGTTTAAgtgtctccattcttggagacctcaatgttcatcaccagctttggctttcctttcccttaactgactatcctgatgaactagcctttaactttgctatcctccacaaccaagagtaactggtgcaacaccctactcatattcctgaccgtcttggagagacacccaacattcttgaccttttcctaacctctaatcttgCTTAGGCtgttctctggtaaactctggaactctctacctacttctgtatttcctccttcctatgacttcaactctttctagagggaggtttcaagacacttatccttcagttttcaaTAATTATCTTGatatctcttttgggactggtacctaagtgggatttttttttcaagttttgtttcctttggccATTGACCcacttatgtaaaaaaaaataaaaaaaataaataaataaatatcaaaaaAATGTCAATTTTGTGTACTTCAAGTTACATAGTATTCAGTATTAAATAGATTCTTATAACCTCATTTTATTTTGCTTGCTCTTTGTAATATGGAAAATAATGTTAAGCAAATCTCAGTGAAGTGTCTATCAAATATCATGGGCAGGATTAAATACTGTAGATTCATGGTTGTCATTGCATAATGTTAGTGATCAACCTATCACTATGTAAcatgatttttgtctttgacaagcaagtgttattttccaactcttttcattggaaAATAGTAAAACATGTTTATTCCTGTCagactttgcttttgtggctctTAGAATGATTTTTCACCCCAAATAGCTAAATCTctccatttttccagatgctgtcacagagaacttctttgtttttgtcgatgaattgaccacatatgtagcagaatgcatttggagaatgattgcagcctttTGATGcaatttcacctcttgtgatatGTCTTCTCAGGCAGTTAAAgtagaactgattggtggtctgcaaacccctacttttatattgtcaagcagtactctagaatattcgtAGTCTTTCTAgtatgtgttccagaatgttctcaatctttctataatattcttgaacctactttagaatattctgaatcattctagaaaattctcgtaggttctagaaaattcttgatactttaCATGTTTTCACTGTATTGTAGAAAGTTTtggaatattctggaaatgtttacatggaaaagaatgttctaaaatgttctagaaaattctaaaagtgtctggtagaacattctgaaaGATTCAAGGAggtttctgaaatgtaagcaaattcttctaaatatgagaagtttcttgctagatctggtcaatTCAAGAATTATCTTATTAAAATAAACAatgttgtattctttctttcattgttttaacttatttgcaacatttcaaaagcaattagataagcaattgagattttgcaaagatCTTTACCAGATGTGAAAACCAacagtaacccatactataatgaaataaggcaaaaatgtaaattcattgttctaaccacaaaagcaaagtttttggatcaaaataacttttttttctattttgtttagatggaaataactggaaaattatggtttggggccaaggacaagacaaaagtgaaattttgttacatagtgtaatatACATATAATTCTGTAGTGATTATGTTAAGCTTCCAGATTGTAATTATGTTATGGACCTTATCAAAATATCCATTTCAGTCCTGATtgtgttttccttattattgtattttcattttattttattttatttatttatttattattattaatttttacttgGCTTGCAGGCCTGCTTATATGAGGAGGCTATGAAGGTGACCCACCAGATAGAGGCACCAGAGTATGCAGGAAGCATTACCAAATTGCAGGCTGCAATCAAATATGGTGAAGAAGACCTTCCTGGAGCTAAGAGCTTAGTTGATCAGTGTCCAGCAGATGACCCAGATACAGAAATAAATCATGGGTGTCTGTTGTACAAGGCAAGACCAATTTGAAATATGTATCTACTATTTGTTAACTATCCTTTAATTgccttattatcattactgtaaAAGGCAGAATCCATTTTTATTTTGGTCAGCTTTACTTAGCCAATCTTTTTTGTACATCAtgacctttctctttttcacatTTCCTTTGAGCTTCTTATTCACTCACATCATATACCACTTATGTTATAATTGTATTTTAATTTAACATTCCCATAACAGGAAGGCAGATATGAGGAAGCCTGCCAGAAATTCACCAGTGCCCTGCAAGTGGCAGGATACCAGCCTCATCTGTCCTATAATATTGCTTTGTGCCACTACCGACTTAAACAGTATGCTCCAGCCCTTAAACACATTGGTAAATTGACGTTAGCCTTAATAGCACAGATATGAAAAGATACAGCAATTACAAATTGTCACTTTGCACAAATAcagttttacatttttattttacaaaTTGAACACTGTAGTTAATCAGCTGTTAATCTCCTCTGGGTATGGCAAAATAGCTTTACTTTAGACTATAAAGTAAAGAAAGCTTTCTGTACTGATGAGTGCATGGATATTTTTATAATATAGCGGATATAATCGAGCGAGGCATCAGAGAACATCCTGAATTGAGTGTGGGCATGACAACAGAGGGCATTGAGGTGCGCAGTGTGGGAAACACTCTTACCCTACATGAAACAGCTCTTATTGAAGCCTTCAACCTTAAAGCTGCCATTGAATACCAGCTTAAGAACTGTAAGTGTTAATACTTTAGCCATGGAGCTACACCACATCTTTCCTTTGCCATTCATATCATCTGTAAAAACTTTCATGAAATGTTAGTACAGAATACATGTGAAAACATTTAGATGGTGATGACAGAATAAGATCATGAGTTCATTTCCCTTTTACATAGCTttgtttaaaaaatatattatgtgCACTCGTTGTTTCAGATGAAGCTGCCCGAGAAGCTCTAACTGACATGCCTCCCCGATCAGAAGAAGAGCTCGATGCAGTGACTTTACATAACCAGGTGAGTTTTTCCTTCTATATTGTTACTGCTGTGAAAGGTGAAAAACGTTTATCTTTCATTGTCcacagggagaaaaaatagaaacttAATTACAAATACTAAACTTTACTTTCTTTCAGGCCCTAATGAATATGGAAACTAAGCCAACAGAAGGATTTGAGAAGATGCAGTTTCTGCTGGGCCAGAATCCATTTCCTCCTGAAACATTTGGCAACCTTCTACTCCTTTATTGCAAATATGAATATTACCACTTAGCAGCTGATGTCCTTGCTGAAAATGCTCATCTTACTTATAAATATCTAACACCTGTAAGTTAAATTTATGTAATGCCTGTGTTACAAGTGGGTGGATTATTTTTTCATGACTACCAATAGTTTATCTGTCATTTAGGTTCTACCATATtactgttttttgagtgatttttattAAAATCTGCCTGATTACTAATGAAAtcagcttttttcttctttgaaaACTTACCTTCCTATTCTGTCTTCATCATCTTTACCCACACACCTGGTAAACAGAATTAAATTGGTTCAGTGACATCAATCAtgatatattttaattttgtttgaaTTATGTTTTTGGGTCACTTGAAGAAAAATTCTTTAAATAATTATTAATTCAGTTCATAATCCACCAATCTTCccacatcttccttcttttgctttACTGCTACCATAAGAGTATATGGTCAAAATACTTGATATGTATTTCAAAACAATTGTTGGAATTACTTGTACATACATTACAAGCTGATATGCTTTACCGTTCTTCATCCCAGTGGTTACAGATTCAACTGGTTTATTCCATTATCATGTATgctctctcttttatccctttATGCAGTGCAGTACAGTCACTCATAGACTATACAAATACCTGATTATGCTGGTTTCCTTCTTTGCAGCATCTCTTTGACTTCCTTGATGCCTTAATCACTCAGCAAACTGCAGCCTCTGAAGCTTATCGTAAATTTGATGAATTAGGATCACGACACATTGAGTTGCTGCGGAAATTAACAAAGGTGGTACAAGAAGCTCGGCAAAACCATGATGATGACCAGGTGAAGACAGCTGTGAATGAATATGAAGAGATTTTGGAGAGGTAAGTGTTACTAGCATCTAGTTTTTTTAAGAAatgtacttatatatatatatatatatatatatatatatatatatatatatatatatatatatatatatatatatatatatatatatatatatatatatatatatatatatatatatatatgttacagtcaatacctgaatccagacaatttgtaaagtgacttattttttcaggcaatttgtgaactgcctggttaggttaggttaggttaggttaggttaggttaggttaggttaggttaggttaggcagttcacaaattgcctgaaaaaataactttacactttacaaattgtctggattcaggtattgactgtaacatatatatatatatatatatatatatatatatatatatatatatatatatatatatatatatatatatatatatatatatatatatatatatatatatatatatatatatatatttctctctctctctctctctctctctctctctctctctctctctctctttctctctctctctctctctctctctctctcctgagtaCAGTACTACATAATATATTTCCAGCATTCAACTTGAGTGTGTAGTATGTAGATACAGTTTCTGTATTTTTAGGTTTGAGACAATGTACATTTCTCATAGTACAGCATATAATTAGGAATTATCTGTATCTCCATGATACAGGTGGGGATGTCCTTTTGTTCTTACCGTAGATAGCTTAAGTACAGGAGTGTCTTCTTCATGTAATGGACCAAAATTAAAAACAGTTTTGGTTTAAATTTACAATTATTGGATCAGTGATGATTAATATTCTTATTTGAAAACATCTTGTATCTTCCTCCACATCTTTTGTTTCTACTCTTTGATATCTATTgcatcacctcttcttcctgaCTTTTGTTGCAGTCATTGCTAAAGCAGATTTCttttctgaaaaaaagaaaaataattttcCTAATGTGCACTGATGTGGGATGGTCACACTGTGAATGGTAGCTATTGTTTGGCTTTAAGAGAGGAGAAACTAGATAATGTATAGGCAGgtgtagggaaggaagataagtgGCACAGGTGACTTATTCTGCTTTCTCCATTgtcttcttactttcttattttccttcatctctaaaATTTTTCTTGTATCTGTCACCcggccacacttgaatttcataccatGGCTAAAGAAGGCCTCAGAATGTGTATGTACATAGAATATTTTTCACTTAGAATAAtctgtactttcacctctagAACATCTGCAGAAATTCCTGTTACATCCTGTATGGAGCATTTATTGTAAGTAGGTACTTATATgacaatgacactcagctgtcctccTCTTAATTGAACATCTTCGATCCATCCTtcactaataatctaaactggaaacttcacatctcatctctagctaaagtagcttctatgaagttagatatTCTGAGTTATCTCCACCAGTTCTGCTCACCCCcgctagctgctaactctgtacaggggtcttatccaTTCATGAAtggtctcaggtcagggttcctagtgagcggacgtgtttagtgagcagtgacctgacgctaatatagctggctagtgtagacatggcgccttgtgttgctgagtcgtctggttgtgttagttctcctgttctcgaggccttcgttgcgaaggtgtcagaggtggaggctgagttccatcgaaggatctcggaggtgcaggctgagtttcgtgagaggatctcagacctgcaggctgagttctatgagaggatctcagcacctgtgggagggtcgtgccctaCCGtctccttacctagtaaggcgacggaggagcagtggtcggttgtgtgcaggggagccaagagggtgaaggtcctcagggcaccttgcgtggagacgaagaatcccttcaatgtgctggaggaagggaaggagaaggaggtggacagggcgggaggaggcaagaaggagggggcagatgcagttaccctgccccaaggtagagtgcttgtgtttggagatagtcaggttaggcacttagatagtgcgttctgtgctagggataggaagcgtaggtcgaggg encodes:
- the LOC135106416 gene encoding intraflagellar transport protein 70A-like, which produces MMLQNIQIRDGEYTKTIYSMIKEQRYSEAVQILNHIIESYPSSRAALSLLAYCYFYMQDFVNAANCYEHLMLLFPDIEEYRMYYAQSLYQACLYEEAMKVTHQIEAPEYAGSITKLQAAIKYGEEDLPGAKSLVDQCPADDPDTEINHGCLLYKEGRYEEACQKFTSALQVAGYQPHLSYNIALCHYRLKQYAPALKHIADIIERGIREHPELSVGMTTEGIEVRSVGNTLTLHETALIEAFNLKAAIEYQLKNYEAAREALTDMPPRSEEELDAVTLHNQALMNMETKPTEGFEKMQFLLGQNPFPPETFGNLLLLYCKYEYYHLAADVLAENAHLTYKYLTPHLFDFLDALITQQTAASEAYRKFDELGSRHIELLRKLTKVVQEARQNHDDDQVKTAVNEYEEILERYIPVLMAQAKIYWDLENYSQVEKIFRKSVEFCNESDIWKLNVAHVLFMQENKFKEATGFYEPIVKKNYDNILNVSAIVLANLCVSYIMTSQNEEAEELMRKIEKEEEHLAYEDPDKKIYHLCIVNLVIGTLYCAKGNYEFGISRVIKSLEPYNKKLGTDTWYYAKRCFLSLIENLAKHMITVKDSVIQECIQFLEHCEVYGRSVKGLIEHPLEEMAIHPGKNTVTYEARLLKALLLQIQQM